A stretch of the Archangium violaceum genome encodes the following:
- a CDS encoding TraR/DksA family transcriptional regulator, which yields MTIGSPEGPPPPWQEVHRTVLTTLDALASSTGWIPTAATVGIEPIFERVLQQICGPHGLTPAAYIDVITQDAGMRREVQKRLARLMEHPGLMSMRREAQRREAEHQLHVLHYVLSGRQPPDWVWTSLDEEQQNQLRDAAESGEERDPVLLPRVQRALQKLATDATKYGQCEDCGDPIILERLQIVPWAECCAACQRKREGVPDVPPEPQVIVTYF from the coding sequence ATGACGATCGGTTCCCCAGAAGGTCCCCCCCCGCCTTGGCAGGAAGTCCACCGGACGGTCCTCACCACCCTCGATGCGCTGGCCTCGTCCACCGGATGGATTCCCACCGCCGCGACGGTCGGCATCGAACCGATCTTCGAACGTGTGCTCCAACAGATCTGCGGACCCCACGGCCTCACCCCCGCGGCCTACATCGACGTCATCACCCAGGACGCCGGGATGCGGCGCGAGGTCCAGAAGCGCCTCGCGCGGCTGATGGAGCACCCGGGGCTGATGAGCATGCGCCGCGAGGCCCAGCGCCGCGAGGCCGAGCACCAGCTCCACGTCCTGCACTATGTCCTCTCGGGCCGGCAACCCCCCGACTGGGTGTGGACGTCGCTCGATGAGGAGCAGCAGAACCAGCTCCGGGACGCGGCGGAGTCCGGCGAGGAGCGCGATCCGGTGCTCCTCCCGCGCGTCCAACGGGCCCTCCAGAAGCTGGCCACGGACGCCACGAAGTACGGCCAGTGCGAGGACTGTGGCGACCCCATCATCCTGGAGCGCCTGCAGATCGTCCCCTGGGCGGAGTGCTGTGCCGCCTGTCAGCGCAAGCGCGAGGGCGTCCCGGACGTGCCGCCCGAGCCCCAGGTGATCGTCACCTACTTCTGA
- a CDS encoding PAS domain-containing sensor histidine kinase — translation MGTTVGPAELFSLLSRLLPEPLLLVTASGEVVDSNTASRELLGLQASALHGRSLTELTEEAPERVSGFLRICARSTDPLPGGFTLKSPSGSRVRRGCHGARLGMRGEDREPLVFVRFSNEVGGSAAFGLLGQKVDELTREVSRRREVEQALRASEARLRRIVDSNIVGVFFWKLTGEVTYANDDFLQLVGYRREDLESGRLNWRRLTPPEYTMSDQAHVELLIHTGRHPPYEKEYLHADGHRVPVLVASATFLDNAEEGVAFAIDLTARKRAEEHLRLLVDASTALAASLHFAETMDRLLHVLVPRFADWCGVFVRDEDGLPRLLTTHHIDSARTRLVSAALEKHLPSLDARHGVGTVLRTGRSELLSPMTDELLESVARSREHLELLREGAPSAGVALPLLSGSQVMGALLLVHLDSRRLYEPQDLLVAEEVARRASIALVNARLFETAETERHRAEEASRLKDDFLSTVSHELRTPLTSMLGWLQLLRKGTLSPEKHKRALEVIERNTRHQAQLVGDLLDVSRILTGKLRLEVEAVMLPGVVGAAIDTVRPAAEARGVHLRSRLDANVGPVRGDATRLQQVVWNLVQNAVKFTPAGGQVEVLLQHRDAQAVITVADTGEGIAPDFLPHLFERFRQADSSTTRKHGGLGLGLSLVKHLVEMHGGSVEAHSAGLGRGATFIVRLPLLKSVGEAPGGPGAGDFQEEFRLPDLSGRNLLRRKDEADT, via the coding sequence ATGGGTACCACCGTCGGTCCGGCAGAGCTGTTCTCCCTTCTGTCCCGCCTGCTGCCCGAGCCCTTGCTGCTCGTCACGGCGAGCGGCGAGGTGGTCGACAGCAACACCGCCAGCCGGGAGTTGCTGGGACTCCAGGCGTCCGCACTGCACGGCCGGTCGCTCACGGAGCTCACGGAGGAAGCCCCCGAGCGTGTGAGCGGTTTCCTCAGGATCTGCGCGCGAAGTACCGACCCCCTGCCAGGAGGCTTCACCCTCAAATCCCCTTCCGGGAGCAGGGTGCGCCGGGGTTGCCATGGGGCACGGCTCGGCATGAGGGGAGAGGACCGTGAGCCACTGGTGTTCGTGCGCTTCTCCAACGAGGTCGGGGGGAGCGCGGCCTTCGGCCTGCTGGGCCAGAAGGTGGATGAGCTCACGCGGGAGGTGTCCCGGCGGCGTGAGGTGGAGCAGGCCCTTCGTGCGTCGGAAGCGCGCCTGCGCCGGATCGTCGACTCCAACATCGTGGGCGTCTTCTTCTGGAAGCTGACCGGCGAGGTTACCTACGCCAACGATGACTTCCTCCAACTGGTGGGCTACCGCCGCGAGGATCTCGAGTCCGGCCGGCTGAACTGGCGCCGGCTCACCCCGCCCGAATACACCATGTCCGATCAGGCCCACGTGGAGCTCCTCATCCACACGGGCCGTCACCCCCCCTACGAGAAGGAGTATCTGCACGCGGATGGCCACCGGGTGCCCGTCCTCGTGGCCTCCGCCACCTTCCTGGACAACGCCGAGGAGGGCGTGGCCTTCGCCATCGATCTCACGGCCCGCAAGCGCGCCGAGGAGCACCTGCGCCTGCTCGTCGATGCGTCCACCGCCCTCGCGGCCTCCCTCCATTTCGCGGAGACGATGGACCGCCTGCTGCACGTGCTGGTCCCGCGCTTCGCCGACTGGTGCGGCGTGTTCGTGCGCGATGAGGACGGACTCCCCAGGCTCCTGACCACCCACCACATCGACTCCGCACGAACCCGGCTGGTGAGTGCGGCACTCGAGAAGCATCTCCCCTCGCTCGATGCACGCCACGGGGTGGGCACCGTGCTCCGGACGGGGCGAAGCGAGCTGCTCTCCCCGATGACGGACGAGCTCCTCGAGAGCGTGGCCCGGAGCCGCGAGCACCTGGAGCTCCTGCGCGAGGGCGCCCCCAGCGCGGGAGTCGCCTTGCCCCTGCTCTCGGGCAGCCAGGTCATGGGGGCGCTCCTCCTCGTCCACCTCGACTCCAGACGCCTGTACGAGCCCCAGGATCTGCTCGTCGCGGAAGAGGTGGCGCGAAGGGCCTCCATCGCGCTGGTGAATGCCCGGCTCTTCGAAACCGCCGAGACGGAGCGCCATCGTGCCGAGGAGGCCAGCCGTCTCAAGGATGACTTCCTCTCGACGGTGAGCCACGAGCTGCGCACGCCCCTCACCTCCATGCTGGGCTGGTTGCAGTTGCTGCGCAAAGGCACCCTCTCGCCGGAGAAACACAAGCGGGCGCTCGAGGTCATCGAACGCAACACACGCCACCAGGCACAGCTCGTGGGAGATCTGCTGGATGTCAGCCGCATCCTCACGGGAAAGCTGCGTCTGGAGGTCGAGGCCGTGATGCTGCCCGGCGTGGTGGGTGCCGCCATCGACACGGTACGGCCCGCGGCCGAGGCCAGGGGCGTTCACTTGCGCTCCAGGCTCGATGCGAACGTGGGCCCGGTGAGAGGCGACGCCACGCGGCTCCAGCAGGTGGTGTGGAACCTCGTGCAGAACGCGGTGAAGTTCACCCCCGCGGGCGGCCAGGTGGAGGTGTTGCTCCAGCACAGGGACGCGCAGGCGGTCATCACCGTGGCCGATACCGGTGAGGGCATCGCGCCCGACTTCCTCCCTCACCTCTTCGAGCGCTTCCGCCAGGCGGACTCCTCCACCACGCGCAAGCACGGGGGCCTCGGGTTGGGGTTGTCCCTCGTCAAGCACCTGGTCGAGATGCATGGCGGAAGCGTCGAGGCGCACAGCGCGGGTCTGGGCAGGGGAGCCACCTTCATCGTGCGGCTCCCCCTCCTGAAGAGCGTTGGCGAGGCACCGGGAGGGCCCGGGGCTGGCGACTTCCAGGAGGAGTTCCGTCTCCCCGACCTGTCCGGGCGGAACCTCCTGCGGAGGAAGGACGAGGCGGACACCTGA
- a CDS encoding methanogen output domain 1-containing protein codes for MTPDPTQTTPSEASSIEKLETGLERDVFLRTLLRHLAGTLEEVVGVKEASGFVSVVGQRMGEEMNEGYKKALALPELNREQVAQVLVDLKRRIQGDFFIIEQDEEKIVLGNLACPFAEKVLGRPSLCMMTSNVFGFIASENLGYAKVSLEQTIARGDKGCRVVVYLKPTAAPSVEGREYIRTH; via the coding sequence ATGACCCCCGACCCCACCCAGACCACCCCTTCCGAAGCCTCGTCCATCGAAAAGCTGGAGACAGGATTGGAGCGCGATGTCTTCCTGCGTACGCTCTTGCGCCACCTGGCTGGCACCCTGGAGGAGGTGGTGGGCGTGAAGGAGGCCTCCGGCTTCGTCAGCGTGGTGGGCCAACGCATGGGCGAGGAGATGAACGAGGGTTACAAGAAGGCCCTGGCCCTCCCCGAGCTCAACCGTGAGCAGGTCGCGCAGGTGCTCGTGGATCTGAAGCGCCGCATCCAGGGGGACTTCTTCATCATCGAGCAGGATGAGGAGAAGATCGTCCTGGGCAATCTCGCCTGCCCCTTCGCGGAAAAGGTCCTCGGACGCCCCTCCCTGTGCATGATGACGTCCAACGTCTTTGGCTTCATCGCCTCGGAGAACCTGGGCTACGCCAAGGTGTCGCTGGAGCAGACGATCGCCCGGGGAGACAAGGGCTGCCGGGTGGTGGTCTATCTGAAGCCCACCGCCGCTCCATCCGTCGAGGGGCGCGAATACATTCGCACGCACTGA